Genomic DNA from Larus michahellis chromosome 3, bLarMic1.1, whole genome shotgun sequence:
CTGAACTTCAGATTTCTATTAAGAATTTCATTTAGCAAATTTTGTTTGCACACCAGCACTAGAAATAATATATTTGGGAAAAGCATATTTTGTTGGGTAGTTTTAGCCATAAAACCTAATGAACTGGGTTGCATGGAAGCACTTTTGTTCTCCCACAGGAAGCAGAAATGCCATCTGTGTCACACAAGAGCTTTCTGCAAGGGGCTGGTTTGCGTATCACGCATTCCTTACATGATTTTGCAGCGCAGCTATGCTGTGGACCAGTCTTAGCATGCTGAGACAATGGCATCTCTACATTTCTCGTCTCTCATTTTCAGTCCCAAAGTTGCCATGTTCAACACAGGCAAAAGCACCTCCTAATTGCACTGTGGACAATTACTTGCATAAGAAATGTCAAACTGAGCTTAAAGGAAGATAGTTTGCAAGCCTGATGGGAGGGTACATCATTACAGCATTTCCACATGACcattttttcacttaatttttaatttgtattttcgTATCATTTGGCACATTTcacaccatcactctgaatgatgtatttggggaaaataaagcaCATCATCTCACCCGTTTTTAGCCGTAAAAGGAAATGAACTGTATCGtatggaaatatttctgttctcccACAGAAAGACTTCATTTGAGGCCTTTGCCATGTCTCCCGTGCTCGGGCTTTAGCAAAGACCCTGTAGCCCCTGACAGGTTCACCCTCAGGCCTGCACCCAGTTTGGTGGTACCTCACCGCATCCACCATTTCCCTACTGCCAAACAGGAGACAGGCACCTTACTACTCCCTCAGCTTCTTTCAGTGCACACTTATTCTTACACCAACCCTTGAATCTTACAGCAGCAGTCCCGGCGGTCAGGATCAGCACCCACACGCCGCTCCCTCACACTGCCGTCCGTCGGGCCCGCCGGCCTCAGCGGGGCCCTCAGGAGatcccacacacccacacccccccgccccctaatGGAACGTTCCACTCGCGATGGGTAGGCGGCGAACGCCCGATGGGACGTTCCACCGCaggaggaaggcggggggaaggaggcagagccGTTGGAGaagcccgcccgccgcggccatTAAGCGGGAGCAGCTTCCGGGCGCCGAGTTCGAAAGAGGAGGCAGCCGCCGGCCGGTCAGCCATGACCCAGTCGGTGGTGGTGCAGGGTAAGGGTAGTGCCCGGAGCCCCGTTCACCCCCCCGCGCCCTTTCCTGTGCCTGATCCGTCTGTCTATCCCCGTTGCAGTGGGCCAGTGCGGGAACCAGGTGGGCTGCCGCTTCTGGGACCTGGCGCTGCGGGAGCACGCCGCGGTCAACAAGGTAACGGTCCCGTTTCCTCCCCGCCTCCCGcttcacctcacctcacctcagcTCCCCGCGTTGCtggccggagcggggcggcggtTGGGGCGAGACGCCTTTCGCTCTCGCCCTCAGGGGGCCAGCGGTGGCCCTCGCTTCGTTCCGTGTTCTTTACCGTGACTACAAAGCACAGTGTTTATTTGGTTAAACCCAGGCCGCTTCGTTGTGAGCAAAACTATCCCCCAGGGTTTTTATACCGTTTAACTGATCATCTCTAATTCAGATCTGCTTTCTCCAGCCTTTCCACCTTGAAAAGCCCAGGATGTCACCCCGGTTTGAGGCAATGAGTGAAAAGAGAGCTTTGTTCAATGCAGGTTCTTTGCCCCGGCGTGGTAAAGTACAAAAGCGGCCCACCAAAGCCCACCTTTATGTTAGCAGATGCCGTGCAGTGACTCACTGTACAGTTGTGCAGACCAAAATAGCAGCGTAAAGACGGCATAGGGTTGTGCTGGGTACCTTCAACAAAAATGCACCCTTCTTGCCATGACGATAAAGATACTATTTCCTGGTAAACACCTTATGTTAACAGATAATGATGAGCAGTCCTTCTCAATGCCTTCTGTTGGAGCAGCTGTAAAAAGGCAATGGATGAAGTTCATAAGCATATGGAGAGtctgtttgttttagttttgtaGGGAACAGTGACTTCCAAATTCTGCTTCATCAGGTCTTTAGGAGTATGGTAAGCAGTCTGTAAAATAATAATCCTAAAGTATTTAAGCTTGACAGGTCTCTTTAGCTTTATAGTGGAGTAAGTAATTTCCACGCCACCCGTCAGCAGGAAGTTTAGCAATCACTGATACAGTGTGATGTACTTTCCTTTTCACAGAACTTCCTGGATGTTGGTGTCATGGAAATGGAGCCCATGGTGAACTGTGTTGTATCAGTGAGGAACTGAGTTAGCTATTCAATTTAATAATTGCATTGGGATCGTCACTAAAATCccaaatctttaaaaatgaaggaagagtAGTTGTTCAATCATgtgctgaaaaattaatttcctagtTACATCCTCCTGTCAGTTTTTAATATCAAGCTGATGCTTCAATGAAACGTTCTTTTTAGTGCTGACTACAGCTAGTTGTTTGCAACATAGACTTTCACTCTTTTTTGAGTGGGGTGGTTTGACAGGTGACCTTCAGAGGTCTATTCcaacttttaaattattctatgaaAAAGCACTGAGAATTTCTGATGTTACGTATCGCCTTATgtcatgttgttttcttttagaaaggaaTTTATGATGAAGCATTAAGCAGTTTCTTTAGGAATGTAGATACAAGGTAAGTCTTTTTATCAAGCAGCTCATGAGTTTAACACAGTAGATCAAGGATTCTAGTATCTTAACCTAAGTTACAGTTTTCTTAGTTTCAGGTCACATTTAGTTTGTGCtagaaaaagattttgcttttttgtattcTCCTCAAAACACTATCTTTACATTTCAATTTCAACTATGCTTACTTCAGTAGTTAAATGTGTTGAAAgtgtttggatttgttttccttcccctctgtccCAAGAATTGACAGTCAGGATCTGATAGCTTTTTCTGTTGCAAATCATGATCAGACTGCAAGCTTACTGAATACCAACTTAGCAGCATTTCTTGTTGTATAGGAGTTGTAAGAGGAATTGTATATAAGGCAGTCAGAGAAGGTCATGAcagtttttaaatcctttttatcTGACAAGTTTGTTACACAAAGAGTGGTGGCTATGGGTCTGGCTTTTTTAGAGTTAACCAATTTGTACCTCAAGAGCATTCAGTCATCTCTTATCTATCCAGTTACAAAAATCCCTGCAGTTTGCAAGAATAAAACAGTTGTGCACTTGGATATTGCTGTTGCATTTTagttaattaaaaagcatttggCCATCATCTGTTTCCTTCCATCATATGGCAAGGCTGCAATGCAGCATGCAATTTTAACTGAAATAGTATTGAAATACTAATTATTTTGTCTCAAATTTTACCTCTTTGAAAGCACATGCAAGTGCATTGGAATGCATCATTGTCATTCCTTGTGGGCATTTCCTAGGATGCTTGGCTGCAATAGaaacatctgttttctctttgtaaaGAGGAAGAACTTATCTCACTGAATACTGTAGAAGTTTCAAGGAAGATTCCCCTACCTGTGAAACAGAAGAATGATTATTCAAATCTCGTCTTTTTCAGGAGCTGAAACAGTCCCCTCTTTTAACTCTATCCTTGAACCATAATTTAGTTAGGGAGAGTGGTTTCAAACGCTGTTGCTCGTGTTGTGAGGTCTTGTCCTTTTGTTATTGTTGTGgcgtttgttttgattttatcaGGAAGAACTAGTTCACCTGCCAGGTACTTGCAGGCATAAAACCTGATGTCACAAAAGTGACAAACTTCAGTCTTCTATGCTATGCCATACCATTGTTCAAAATAATTAATCCAGGTGGGTTATCCTGTCAGAAATAGCTATGAACAACGCTCTGGAAGAACCAGACAGACTTATTATGGTTACTGTGGTTATTAAACTCTGTAATATTGGAAATGTGCTTACACATATGTATGGTTTTATATGCAGAAATGCATGTCTCAAGCTTAGGGGTTTCTAGGGAACGTGGGGATTTTCTTCAGCAATTGAATCAAAGTGATTGAAAGTATGGGTTGGCATGAAAGACCACAAAGGAAATAGTAAGTAAATGAAGTGTtgatttggtgggttttttcttctttgagttTTGTTAGTTCCTGAAGAGAAATAGAACTTTTCTAGATGGATTTGCTGGTACTATAGTGGACTCGTATACAGAGTTGTGTAAGCTAGAGGAATCACATGAGTACTGGAGGCTGATGTGAGTTGCTCAGCTAATGAGAAGTGTCCGGAGAACTTTGAGTGGGGGGCCGGAAGATCCTTGAGGAATGCAGTGCAGCCCCGTACTCTCTTTCCCTCATTTCTGATGGGACGGAACATTTGATGCTGTAGTGAATTACAGCTGATGTTTTTGGAATATTATTGTGTTTGACCGTACAATGGTCCAAGAGATACTTTAAATTTCGGCTTGACCATCCCCCAAAGCAGGTAAATAATTGAGGGGAGAATTAGATCCGTCTTCCAGTATCCCTGCCTTTTTTCCCTAAGTTGAATAAAGTTTGGTCTGACTGGAGTATCTCACCCTTTGAGTGCAGAAGCACCAGCATTCATTGTGGTGTGGAAAAAATGTAATTGTACAATGCGTAATGCCCTAGGTTGGGTCAATGCAAGCAATtcggcagggggaggggggggcgcggaaataaaaggaaaattaagctATGTCATGATTTCTGGACTGGTAAATCTTAATGTCAAAATAAGTCAAGCACAGTGCTGTGCTACTGCAGTTATACAGCTTTCACACCTCAGGCAGTAGTACAGTACTGTACCACCCCCCATTGGAAAGCCTGTGGTGCTATTTGGTGCACTTTGTTCCATTATATGATGCAGATATACCACGTGCTGGATAGAAGATAATCCTTTCAAGTTTTGGCAATGCTTGTAGAATTGCCACAGAGCAGAGGCTGTATCTGAGAGTAAACTTTAAGGGCTTATGTTATCAGCTTCCTGAAGTAACTGCTTAGGATGATTCTGATTGAGATTGTGTCCTGTAATTCTATTGCTTTAGGGAATTATGAGGTCTTTCTTAGCAAATATATATTGCCTTATTTTCTATTACAATTCtgagcttggattttttttttttccagaagtggtGGTGATGGTCCTGatatttacaaaggaaaaatctaTTCTTTAAAAGCACGAGTAAGGCAATCTATAAAGGTCGTTCTTTTTACATCGCATGTTTACATCCAACTGTGTATGAATTTTCATAAGGTCCTTATGTTTGCATAGGTTTTCAAATACTACTTTGAATAGTAAAATTTCTAATAGTAACTTTTATGGTTCTGTGGAGTAATGCAGGTTGCTTCAGTCTGGTTGAGTAATTTActttataattttaataaaatgattGCAGATATTACCAACCAAGTTTTCTAAGGAGTGGATTTCTTTAAGCCACTTGAAGTGATTAAGAAGCAAGAAAACTTGAAacataaaaatgctttaatttctttattcTGAAGTATTGGGGCAAAATattataaaagtttaaaaaaaattgcatttttctgaaacactgtcCTCTTGAGCGACTTCTAGCAAATCAGACAAGGTGAATCTAGTTGGTCTCCTAgttaacaactgaaaaaaaattctctgtagCGCAGTAGAAACAACATACCTTTTATATGGTAAATCACTTTATATTTCTTTGTGTGACTATTTCGAAGGGTGGTTTGCTTACTGACtgaattttaattctttcctttctcaaagGCACTGTTGATTGACATGGAGGAGGGTGTGGTAAATGAAATTCTGCAGGGACCATTGAGGGATGTGTTTGACAGCAAGCAGCTTATCACAGATGTTTCTGGTTCAGGAAACAACTGGTGAGAACCTCTTCAGAAAGCATTTCTTAGCAACTAATTAGATGGCATTTGAAAAGGGAAGCTAACAGTAGCTTTCTGGTTcattctgcacctggggagctgcagcatATTGCCAGTAAACTTTGGAGCCACTGTTGCCTGGAGGAGGGCTTTGAAAAGCCCTTACAGAAGGATAATTCTGCTGATACatcattttgtctattttttcttcctcttttttgattttctttttcaaaagaacacgctttttatttttgtttctttggtatTCAGCTGCTTCCATTGCTAACTCAAAGCCATAATCCAGTTTGAGACTGTGCAACTAGTGTGGAAATGAGATTATGAACAAATGCAGTTCTGATTTCTAAGCACCACAGAATCTGGCTTTGTGCATAGAAACTATATTGctaaaaagagaaattcagaaaaaggTTGATTAACATACTCAATTCCAAATTTTCACTGAGACCTTAATGCACCTCTGATAATATTCAGTGCAGTACAGACTGGAAAGCATATCGTCAGCAAATGTACCAAAAGAGAGTGCAGTACATGGAATAAAGCATCCTGTAACTTCACCATCTAGCAGGCAAGTGTTTTGAAAATGAGCTGTGTGGAGTATTTTTATTACTAGTAGCAATTGACTCACATAGTACTCAAAGGAAGATCAGTACATGTATTACATAGGGATATCCTTATTTTTAAGGAgtgtataattttcatttcataattaCAATTTGGTCATCCAATATGGGAGTTGATTTCCGTATTGGTTCAAAATAATAGTGCACACTCCAAAGCTGCAAACTTAGTGCTGCTTACATCCTCAAAATTAAAACCGTATCTTGATTCCCATGTTCACATGATGTAATCACAGCTTAGCAACTCTCACAAATTAGgtgttgcacccagctctggaCTCTGACCTCTAAAATGTCAAATAGGAAGagctaaaataaaacactgaaaattgattgttggatttttttttttaagaggacttCTTGTCTCCTCAGGGCTGTAGGTCATAAGCTGTATGGTTATCGGTACCGGGAAAACATTGTGGAAAAGCTAAGGAAAACCGCAGAACATTGTGACTGTCTACAGTGTTTTTTTATAATTCATTCTATGGGAGGTGGTAAGTAATATATTGTGGTTAGTATAATTACCCTAGccacagatgaaaaagaaaaacctggatCTTGAAAAGAAGATCAATGTAATAGTCTACATCATTCagaatgcagaataaaaaatttaaCACAGTCCAATTAAGTGGACCTGTAATTATTTATTACTTGTTTTGTTAGAGCACTGAGGAGCCTTAATCATGAACTAAGTGCTactcagaataaaaatacagctaaaatttTAAATATGAGGCGGTGGGTGGATCAAGACAGATACCAAATACGAGGAAACACTGAGGTATTACTGGTCAGAAGAAGGGACAGTGGCCTCAGAACACTGATATCATTGTTGTAATcaagttatttttaattgtggGGAAAGAGTTTTCCCAAAAGGCTTGGAAAGGAGACTTCTAATGTTACCGAAGTTTAGAAGAactttgttgttctgttttctttctacGTAATTCTCTTGAATCCAGTCTAGCTACTTTGTTAATAAATCAGAAGGGCGAATCCCTTGCAGTGACAATTGTGTCATTACTGTATTGCCACTAAGTCTTCCCCAGAAACATGTGGAGAGCATGTATTATAACTGGTTATGATGtggaaaaagacacagaaaatagcTTTAAATATAAAGCAAGAGTTTtgtcaagggttttttttgtggccGTTTTCTTAATTTGAGAGACCCTGCAGATATCATTTCTGTTACTGCAGAAAATCGCTGTCTTGTTCATAGATAGAACTGTCTGCTGCCGAGAATAATAGCTGTCCAAGACAGAAAAACCACAGTTTAGTTCTCTGATCTGAACTCAGTGCTATGTGTTTAGCGCTAATGaggaaaaatgtgtgtgtgctgggggagaggggttgTTCTGTTTTGGCTGGCAACGAGAAGACTTTATAAAGAAACCCCCAAAAGGAAAGTAAAGAATTGTTTGGGGCAGTTCAGTGTTtataaacaaatgttttatttcaaaattcaaattaaagattttaaaatagataaaaatagtAGGTCAGAAAAATGTTGGTTACATAATAGGAATTTTGGGGTTGCAGAATTTTTTGGGATTGTATACTTCATACTATGGGAAATGTTTTTATCacttaattattttcctgtctggGAAAACCCTCCTTGCCTTAATTTACAGCTGAGTAGCCTCCACTGTCagcaaaatgcttcagaaaatatTCATCAATATTGAAAAGTTGTACATTTCCAACATATGAGACTTAAGGCTTAAGATAACGTGGGGAACCTTTTATCTTCTCATTCTGCCTTCCTTCATAATTAGGGACAGGATCTGGCCTTGGAACTTTTGTACTAAATCTGCTTGAGGATGAATTCCCAGAAGTATATAGATTTGTTACTTCGGTTTATCCCTCTGGTGAAGATGATGTTATTACTTCTCCATATAACAGTGTTCTGGCTATGAAGGAACTTAATGAACATGCGGACTGTGTGCTACCAATAGAGAATGAAGTAAGAAATAATATTCTATTTCtgtcaatttctttttttattagacCCCACATAGGAAGTGTTTCTTCCTTCTGTGCATTGATTTTGAGTGCCAAGTCTTTAAAAGcgtaatttcattttttttaaagtaataattgaACTCCTAAGTCACTTGCAAACTTTTGGAATTAGTATCAGTATCACTAAAAAGCTGCTCTGCACCTTCAAAGTAGTCTACAGTGAATTTCTTAATGTCTATTTCAAGGTAAACAATGAAAAGCTCCTATTTACTGAGGCTGAGagtcttctatatttttttttagcaatcaATTTGTGCATAGTATTAGTAGAGTCCTGCAAGGGAAATGACTAACCACTCCAAATTCCAACAGATATGGGCATCATAGGCATAGTTAACCATGCAAACCACTAGACTCATTTGTATGTAACTTCTATGACTCTCTCGCTGTTTGCTTatgaaaaaagcaagagaaagtgaaatatatttagagaatatatttttgctttcacaggaattatgaaaatttaaaatgtaattttagcaGATGAGGATTTTGAATAGTTGAATAAAATTCAAACTTCTGAGTCAAGCTCTGGACATGTTTGTGTCGTGTAAGGAACAGACTTTTAGAAACACTTCAGTCAATTGGAATTGGTCAAACGGTAGACTTACATGTATCAAAGGTATAATATTTGACAGTACCAtgttttagctttttctttaacattaattgaaatgaaaaattggCGTACTGAATTTGAAAGCTCTGCGCTCAAGATTtcttgtatgctttttttttttccttctctcaaagTCTCTGTTTGATATAGTTAATAAAATTCATCAGATGATCAATTTTGGGAAACTAGGGTCAACTGTGAAGCAAAACAGCTTGGTAACATCAAGTGCAGGCAGTGTAAAAACTGTACAAGAGAAGCCGTTTGATGCAATGAATAATATTGTAGCCAACTTGCTGCTGAACCTGACAAGGTAAAGTTACAGGTTATTTCTCTGTCAAAGTGGTATTGCTGGAGGTGGTGTGTGCTGCAAATATGCAGGCCTGCATCAACTCAAAGAATATTGTTTTCCATTTGATATAAGTCTCCTCTTTTTAAGAATTAGTTACTAAATGTTAAAGCATTTGGAAGTATTCAGATGGCAGTGGTGTTGCTCTAGCCATGATAGTCTTAGAACTGAAGTAAGACAAGGTTTATAGGCAGAAGGATATCATCTTCCATTAATGCCTAATGGAGCCCAGGGAGGTTTGCCTTTCTAGGACAgttgtattattttataaataccaTCAGATCATTGTTTCTCCAAAACCTTCTATAGCTCCAAGAAACTCCTAGTGAAATATGCTTCTGGAGTATTGgcctgcttttcttttaagcagcTTGTTAGGAATGCTGGGTCACGTGTGTTTTATTACAGGGTATTTATTAAAACTGGTAGTCAGCAGCTATGTCCACATACTGAAAAACAGTGCTAAAGACTACAATCGGGAAAGAAGGTCACATTCTTGATGATTTATTGTTCTGTAATGGGAAGTGTAAGCAAATAAGATATAGCACCAGTACTGCCAAATGTGAAAGTGTAGTAATTACACGAACAGTTTCTTGAACGCTGTGTTGTTTTACTGCTTTATTGTACAGAACAGTTGAAAAATAGATTTAATGAATGTTTACATTATAAAGGTAGTTTACTTAGTTTATAACAGTTtgttaatttttcagttctgctaGGTTTGAAGGTTCCCTTAACATGGATCTTAATGAAATCAGCATGAATTTGGTTCCATTTCCTCGACTTCATTACTTGGTTTCAAGCTTGACTCCTCTGTATACATTGGCTGATGTTAATGTACCTTCTAGAAGGTAAGAAAAGACTATTATGGAAGCTTTACATTTGAGGCTTAATTTCTGATTCTTCcctagttttcattaaaaaaattccatcctATAGTAAAACTAAGGGTAGACGTTCTAAAACTTTTAAGTCTGCCACATTTTCAAATTCGTCCTGCTGATTTTTAGGAACAACCTTCATCCCTTATCTCCATAATGCTTGAGCCAGTAaacttgaaatgtatttttgttatCTCTGCTGGGAAatatttctgttggaaaaatgTATTACTTAGATAGAACCCCCACCACAAGTTCTTTTGCACTCGACTCAGAATACTGTAAAGATAAATGAGGAACTGAACTAGATTTGCTGGAAAGCAATGGCATCTTCAGTCTGGAGATGCAGTGAGACTATTTAAGAGCTTATTGTAACAATAAGCTGACACTTGTCAAATTTTGTGAGATTATTTTTCTGCCGTTGTCAGTGGGATAAATAACCAGTTAGAATAGATTTTACTGGTTTTAGTGAATTAAGTTCAGTCACAAAAGGTCCAAGTAGCAAAAGAGGCAGCTAAGGGTAAGTGGTGGAAGTGTGCAAAGTGGGCAAGGGGGCAGGACCACCCTTTTTTTGTGATGGCAAGTTGTGATGATCAGTTGAACCTCTTGAAGCCATAGCCTGCAGAGACGATACAATGCTGGAGGGAAGGTAGTAGACTATGAGGAGATGCTTAGTCGATCATGTTTCACAATGAGGTGAGAACAGTAATATCTTTGTCTCctttattcagttatttttttaataggcagATTGTGGCagaggtgattaaaaaaaaaaaaagaaatagagatgATAGATGGCAGAGAGTTTGGAACAAATGGAAAGAATAGCTTAGATGTTATGTGTCCATAGAAACCACGTCAAGACACCATTTTTGCTATCCCACAGTACAGTGGAACTTGTTTAAAGaggtgaagagagaaagaatatgAGCTGCAGTGTCATCTTTTAAAGGAGTCATACATGATTGTCCTAGTTTAGCTGggatagagctaattttcttcctaatagctgctgtgttttggatttagtatgagaataatgttgataacacattgttttagttgttgctaagcaatgtttatattaagtcaaggactttttcagcttcccatagaagctgagtgggagcatagacaggacaagctgcaCAAAGGAgtattctgtaccatagacgtcatgttcagtatataaatggggattgGCCATGTGGCAGGAATCGGCATTCGCTGCTTGGAATGGGCTGGGCAGCCAGTCATTGGGTGTTGAGAGTAGTTGTATtccatcactttattttgtatattcttttaccattatttttttttcctcttccgttactgttctattaaact
This window encodes:
- the TUBE1 gene encoding tubulin epsilon chain isoform X2, with protein sequence MEEGVVNEILQGPLRDVFDSKQLITDVSGSGNNWAVGHKLYGYRYRENIVEKLRKTAEHCDCLQCFFIIHSMGGGTGSGLGTFVLNLLEDEFPEVYRFVTSVYPSGEDDVITSPYNSVLAMKELNEHADCVLPIENESLFDIVNKIHQMINFGKLGSTVKQNSLVTSSAGSVKTVQEKPFDAMNNIVANLLLNLTSSARFEGSLNMDLNEISMNLVPFPRLHYLVSSLTPLYTLADVNVPSRRLDQMFSDAFSRDHQLIQADPKHSLYLACALLVRGNVQVSDLRRNIERLKPSLHFVSWNQEGWKTGLCSVPPVGHSHSLLALANNTCVKPTFIELKDKFMKLYKKKAHLHHYLHIDGMEQSCFSEAISSLSDLIEEYNELDATKGGPRIDPSRLQIAV
- the TUBE1 gene encoding tubulin epsilon chain isoform X1, yielding MTQSVVVQVGQCGNQVGCRFWDLALREHAAVNKKGIYDEALSSFFRNVDTRSGGDGPDIYKGKIYSLKARALLIDMEEGVVNEILQGPLRDVFDSKQLITDVSGSGNNWAVGHKLYGYRYRENIVEKLRKTAEHCDCLQCFFIIHSMGGGTGSGLGTFVLNLLEDEFPEVYRFVTSVYPSGEDDVITSPYNSVLAMKELNEHADCVLPIENESLFDIVNKIHQMINFGKLGSTVKQNSLVTSSAGSVKTVQEKPFDAMNNIVANLLLNLTSSARFEGSLNMDLNEISMNLVPFPRLHYLVSSLTPLYTLADVNVPSRRLDQMFSDAFSRDHQLIQADPKHSLYLACALLVRGNVQVSDLRRNIERLKPSLHFVSWNQEGWKTGLCSVPPVGHSHSLLALANNTCVKPTFIELKDKFMKLYKKKAHLHHYLHIDGMEQSCFSEAISSLSDLIEEYNELDATKGGPRIDPSRLQIAV